The genome window AAGGCGTATCGCACGGCCGCCGCGGCACTGGTGCTCGCCGTGCTCGCGTTCGACAGGCAGCCGCTGGGCCTGCGATCACCGATGGTCGAAGAGGCACAGTGGGATCGCGCCAATCAGCGCGAACGCCGCGAAGTGACCGCCTGCCTGATGGAGGCCTGGCGCGGCGAGCCCATCCTCATCAGCATGGGCTCGCTCGCCCACGACATGCAGGAAACCTCGACGAGCGGGCTGGCCATCAAGCACTACATCCACGAGGGAATTGGCGAGATCTGGTACGAGGCCCTGAAGAGCCCCCGCCGCCACGCCGCCTTCGTCCTCATCGAGGAGAAGGCGGAGGGCGGAGATGAGCTGTATCGCATGGCTCAGGAGGACCCGGCGTTCCTCGCCGGTTTCACGCGCACATGCGACGGCGGCGGTGTGGTGCTATTTCAACTTGAAGCCAACCGTGAACAGCACCGTGTGGCCTCCGAGGTCGAGCTTGTCGCCGTAGAAGCCGAGTGACGAATCGAGGCCGGCCTTGGCCGTGGCGTAGCGCCACTCCCCACCCATCAGGACGCTCGTCCCGAGGGGCATCCTGAAACCTGCCAGGAACACTGGCCCCATCTCCATGCCGCTGTCGGTAAAGCTGTCGCGGAAGATCTCGCCGTTGTCGAAGTCGAGGAACTCCCCCACTTCCGTGTACTGCCACCTGTTGAGCTGTACTCCACCACCGACATAGGGCTGGAAGCTTCCGTCGCGCGAGAGCGGGAACAGCTTCGCCGTGAACGACAGCGGGATGTTGCGCAACTTCATGTCGGAGTCGATCTCCGTCCCGTCATCGTCCACGTAGCGGTCGTAGATCGTGGGGACGGTACGCGCGTAGAAGTTCAGGCCGGCACCGACCTCGACGAAGGACCCCAGGCTGACGGCCACGTCGCCACCGACCGTCCCGCCATTGAAGTCCGCCAGGTCGAAGACCAGGAAGCTCAGGTTCTGCCGCAGCACATCGTCGCGATCGCGAGCCTCCTCGCCCTTGACCACGAACCCGCCCAAATTGAGGCCGACGACCACGTCCTGGGCCATCGCCGTCCCGGCGCTTGCGAGTACCATCAGCAGCCCGCCGGTCATCACGCGTCGAATCATGACAAGTACCTTCCCCGATGCCAGATGGCGAACCCGGAGGCCACGCCCCATGCGTGCGACCGCTGGCATGCGTCCTGTGACGAGAGAAAAGCAAGGAATGTGCCGCGCCGCGTGTCCTCGCGACGGGTCAGGCCGGCAGCGTGTACCCGCGCGCGCCGTAGAAGCCGGAGAGCAGCTCGAGCATTTCGTCGTGGATGCGTCCGTTGGTGGCCAGCACAGGCGCCATGCGTGACTGGAACCGCGCACCACGCCAATCGGTGACGCGGCCGCCCGCCTCCTCGACGATGAGAGCGCCGGCGCAGGAATCCCAGGGCTTCAGGGACGACTCGTAGAAGCCGTCGAAGCGGCCGGCCGCTACATAGCAGAGATCCAGCGCCGCCGATCCCAGGCGACGCACCGCCCGGCTCCGTCCGAGGAAGTGTCCGAAGAGCGCCACGAGCGCCTCTCCCGTCTCGGGCCGCTGCACGTCGTACGGGAAACCTGTGACAAGCAGGCTGTCGATCACCGTGTCGGCAGCTGTCACGGTGATGCGCTCGCCGTTCAGGCGCGCGCCCTGCCCCCGCTCCGCCGTGAACAGCTCGCGGCGCGTCGGGTCGTACACGGCGGCCACGATCGTCTCCCCATCGAGCTCGAGACCGAGCGACGCGCAGAAGATCGGCAGTCCGTGGGCGAAGTTGGTGGTGCCATCGATGGGATCGAATACCCAACAGTAGCCGGGAGCGGTCCGGCGCAGCAGGTCGTCCTGCTGGAGCTCCTCACCGAGAACGACGTGATCGGGGAAGCGCTCAGCGACAAGGGCGCGGAACATGCGTTCCACGGCCACGTCGACCTCTGTCACCAGGTCGATGGCGCCCTTCTTGTCGATGCGCATCGGCCCGCCGAAGTGGGCCATCTGGATGGCGCCGGCCTTCTGCACGGCGTCGACAGCGGTGGCGAGCAGGAGCGGGTCCGGAACGCTCGTCATGCGTCCTGCACCGCGAGGCGCTTGCGCATGCGGACGGCCATGCCGCCTTCAGGCCGGCGCGTGAGGTCCACTTCGTCCATGAAATTGCGCATGAAGAAGATGCCGCGCCCGCTCGACTTGAGCAGATTCTCAGGGGCGAGCGGATCGGCCACGTCCTCCGGTTCGAACCCGCCACCCTCGTCTGCCACGGTGATCTCGAGGATTTCCGGCGCGGCCGCCGGGAGCAGCGAGAAATCGACGTGCACGTGTTTGGCCGAATCGAACTTGTTCCCGTGGCGAATGGCGTTCACCACCGATTCGCGCACCGACACGCCAACCCAGTGGCAGGCATCCTCGTTCAACCGCGCCGACGCGCACAACTCGTCGCAGACCACTTGCACGTAGTCGAGCACGTCGATGTGGCTTGGCAGGACCAGGGAGAGTGTGGACCGATCGGAGGCCATGTCGTCGGAGTTGGCGAGGATCATACACGCTCCGCCGCGCGTGGCGGTTTGCTACAGTGAAGCCCGCATGTCCGCCGAGTTCACCAAGTCCGTCACCGTCCGGCCCGCCACCGCCCTCGAAGGCGTCGTGCGCGTCCCGGGAGACAAGTCGATCTCCCATCGATACGCGATGCTGGCCGCGCTGGCCGACGGCGTGTCGCGCATCACCCACTACGCGCCGGGCAACGACTGCCGCAGCACGCTCGCGTGTCTCGAGCAGCTCGGCACGGTGGTCTCGCGACACGACGCGTTCGACAGGGAGACCGGCGCGAAGGTGCCGACGATCCAGATCGTCGGCCGCGGGTTGCGCGGGCTCCAGACAGCGTCGGAGGATCTCGACTGCGGTAACTCGGGCTCCACGTTGCGCATGCTCGCCGGCATCCTCGCGGCGCACCCGTTCACGAGCGTGCTCACCGGCGATGCCTCGCTGCGGCGACGTCCGATGATGCGCGTGGTGACTCCGCTGCAGGAAATGGGCGCCACGGTCACCGCCTTCAACGGACGGCCGCCACTCACTGTCGTCGGCGGCAACCTGCATCCGATCACGTATCGCCCCGAGACGCCGAGCGCGCAGGTCAAGACCGCCGTACTGCTGGCAGGACTGCAGACGCCCGGCCTCACGACGTTCGAGGAACCCGCCGGCACGCGCGATCACACGGAGCGCGCGCTCCAGGCGTTCGGCGCGACGGTGGACGTACAAGGCCTCGTCATTCGTCTCCAGGGCGAGCAACGCCTCACGGCGCGATCGCTGGCCGTCCCAGGCGATCCCTCGTCGGCCGCATTCTGGGCGTGCGCCGCCGCGGCCCTGCCCGGCTCGTTCATCGAGCTCAGGGACGTCGGCCTCAATCCGAGCCGCACGGCCATCTTCGACGTCCTCCGCCGGATGGGCGCCGACATCGAGTTGCAGGCCGATCGCGAGGATGCCGAGGAGCCCGTCGGCCGCGTGCGCGTGCGCCACCACGGCCTCCGTCCCATCGAGCTGACACCAGCCGAAGTCCCCGGGCTCATCGACGAACTCCCCGTGCTCGCCGCGCTCTCGACGCACGGCGGCGACCTCAGGGTGACGGGTGCCGGCGAGCTCAGGGCCAAGGAGAGCGACCGCATCACGGCGCTCGTCGACGGCCTGCGCGCCCTCGGCGCCGATGCCGATGAACTGCCTGACGGCTTCCACGTCCGCGGATCGCGACGACTGCTGGGTGGCGAAGTGAACGCCGCCGACGACCATCGCCTCGCCATGGCGTTTGCCGTCGCGGGCCTCGGCGCGCTGGAGCCGACCATCATCCGCGGTGCCGACGCCGTCGACGTGTCGTACCCCGGCTTCTTCGACGTCCTCACCGCCCTGAGGAAATGAACGCCCCGCGCGCCGACAAGCTGTATCTCGTCGGGTTCATGGGCTCCGGCAAGACCACCGTCGCGCGAGTGCTCGGGCGACGGCTGGGATGGCGGGTAATCGACCTGGACGATGCGATCGAACGCCGGGAAGGGCGGACGGTCTCCGATGTGTTCGCGCAGAAGGGCGAAGCGTACTTCCGCAAGGTGGAGCGCGACGTGCTCCTCACCTACCTTCCCCTTCGCAACGTCATCGTCGCCACCGGCGGCGGGACGTTCGTGCAGGCCGCCAATCGGACCGACATCCTGGCCGACGGCACCGCCATCTGGCTGGACGCCCCGCTCAGTCGCATCATCGACCGCGTGCCGTCAGACGGGCGCCGTCCGCTCGCGGCAGACAGGGAGGCGTTCGCGGCCCTCTTCGAGCATCGCCGCGCCGCGTACCGCCTGGCACATATCCGCGTGGACGGATCGGGACGGATCGACGCGCTCGTCGAGGACGTCATGCACCAGCTCGGGTTGTAGCGTTCAGATCGCCGGCGTCCTGCGTTAATAGAGCCACAGCGTGCGCTATCTCGTCATCAGCGACATCCACGGCAACCTCCCGGCCCTGACAGCCGTTCTCCACGACTGCCCGCCCGAGACGTACGACCGCGTACTCGTCCTCGGCGACCTCGTGGGCTACGGGGCCGAACCCGGCCCGGTGATCGACCGCATCCGCGCGCTTGCGCCTCACGTGGTGGTGCGCGGCAATCACGACAAGGCCGTGTGCGGGGTGATGGACCTGCTCGCCTTCAATTCGCACGCGCGCGACGCGGCCGAGTGGACGACGCGCGCCCTGTCGTCGGCGCACCTGGCGTATCTGCGGGAACTGCCGGCGGGTCCGCTGCTCGTGGACGATGCGCTGGAGGTGTGGCACGGGTCGCCCGCCGACGAGGACGCCTACCTGGTGTGGATCGACGACATCAGGGATGCCGCCGCGCTCGGTCGCCGGCCGCTGTGCCTCTTCGGCCACACGCACGTGCAGGGCGCGTATGGTTCGGGCGAAGGACGTCCCGTCGTGGAGAGCGGTCCGACATGGACGCGCACCACATTGTCGATCTCGCTGGACGACCGTTGGCTGGTGAACCCGGGATCGGTGGGACAGCCTCGCGACGGCGACCCTCGCGCGGCGTACGGCATCGTCGATCTCGGCACGCGGACCGTGACGCTCTGTCGTGTCGAGTACGACGTGGCCGCCGAGCAGGCGGCCATCCGCGCGGCAGGTTTGCCGGAGTTGCTCGCCTCACGCCTCTCCGAAGGTCGCTAGCCCGCGCTACTCACGCGCGCGGCGACGCTCCTCGGCGCGCTTCTGCTGCGACCGCATGGCGTCCATCGCCGCACGCGACCCGAGAATCCACCCGATCACGATGCCCAGCAGCAGCACCGCCGGGATGAAGACGAAGTGCCCGGCCGTCATGGGCGTCCTACCGGCCGCCTGACGTCAGTCTGCGCGCCTCACGCAGGTCGGCCTCGACCCGATCGAGCCGGCGCCGCAACGACAGCACGTACAGCAGCAACGCCACCCACACGATGATGTACGCCGCCACGAGGAAGGGTGCGGCGGGCAGCTTCTCGCTGTCCGGCAGTTCGGAGATGGGCAGGTATTCATCCTGCGCCGCGGTTGTCGTGGGAGGCGGAGCCGACTGGGCGAAGGCCGTCGCCGCGAAGGACGCCGTCCCTCCAGCCAGCAACAGGGCGAGCACGACGACACGAAGGAAACCGGTGAGCAACGGCATGACTAGTTTTCCGCCTCGGCCAGGAGGCCATCAAGCGCGTCCTGCTGTTCCGCGAGCCGTACGCGCGTACCGAGCAGGCCGACGAACAACAACAGGAACGCCACGATGCACCAATAGAACGGTGTCCGCATCTCCGGCCCGAGCGTCGGCACGACACTCGTCTTCGGGTGCATGGTGCGCCACACGTTGACCGACCAGTAGACGAACGGCACGTTCGCCATCCCGAAGATTGCCACGCCTGCCGCGAGCCGTTCCGTGCCCGGACCACCGAAGCGCCGCAGCAGCAGGTACGCCACGTACAGGAGCCACAGAACGAGCGTCGACGTGAGGCGCGGATCCCACTGCCACCACACGCCCCACGCCTTGCGGGCCCACAGCGGTCCGGTGAGCAACACAATCGCGCCGAGCACGACCACCAATTCGGCGGCGGCTTCGGCACACCTGTCGCTCGAGGGACGTCCGCGCCGCAGGTACGACACGCTCGCGAACCCGCACACGAACGTGGCGAGGAACATCACGATGCCGACGGGCGCGTGATAGTAGAAGATCTTCTGCACGAGCCCCATCGTCGATTCGTACGGCGCCTGCGCGATCAGGTACGGGGCGATGGCGAACATCACCAGGGCCAGCCCCAACGCCGCCGGCGCACTACGCGTCAACATCTCGAGCCTCCTTCGCCACGCGTGGCGCGCCTTCGGTCATCAAGGCGCCGAACGTCCACAGCGCAAGCGTGGCAAACACAGCGTCAAAGCATACCAAGAGGGGCAGCCAGAGGCTGACCACGCCCGGCACATACGGATCGGCCAACGCCGCCGACGTCCCGCGCACGCCACCGATGATCACGGGGACGCTCATCGGATACAGCAGCAACGGCAGCAGGACGTCGCGCGTACGCATGCGCGCGAGCATCGCCGCGAAGAGCGTGCCCACGGCCGCGTATCCTGCGGTCCCGAGCACCAGCAGTGCGGCCACGGTGAAGGGCTGCCGCTCCAGCGGCATCTGGAAGAAGAGCGCCACGAGCGGCAGCAGCGCGGCCTCGACGGCGAACATCAACGCCATGAGGGCGCCCCACTTCCCGAGGTAGATCGAGGCACGCGGCGCGGCTGACGCGAGCGTGGCGACAAGCGTACCGGCCGCGCGTTCGCGCTCGAAGGTGCGCGCCATGGCGAGCGTGCCAGCGAGCGCAATGGTCACCCACAGCACGGTGGGACCCGCATCAGGCACGGGTGTGCCGTCGTGAACGAGGCCGAACGAGAAGACGAGCACGCACGCCAGCGCGAAACACGCCGTCGTGAGCAGGCCCTCGCGCGACCGCCACTCGATCCGGAGATCCTTCGCGAAGAGAATCCAGGCCACACGAAGGATGTCGGAGAGCGACGTCTCGCTCGATGACGGCAACGTGGCGGCGATCCGTGACGACGCCAACTGGCGCGTGATGCTCGACGGGCGACGCGCAGGTGTGGTGTCGTCCGGCTCGAGCGACGCCCTGTACGCCTCCGCGAGCGAACCGGCGCGCCGCAGCGGCTGCAGTACTCCCTGTCTGATGATCCACGCGCGATCGACGAGCCCCTCGACGAGCAGCAGATCGTGCGTCGCCAGGACCACGAGCGTCCCCCTATCGCGCACAGCGCCCAGACGTGCCACCATCCGATGCGCGCTCTCGTCGTCGAGGCCGGTGAAGGGCTCATCGAGCAGCAGGATGCGTGGCGAGGTGAGGAGCACGCGCTCGAACGCGAGCCGCTGGCGCATGCCGCGCGAGAAGCGTTCGACGAAATCGTCGGCCCTGTCGGCGAGCCTCGCGTGATGGAGCGCGTGCGTCACGGCCGACGGCACGTCCTCGATGCCCGCCAGCCGTGCGAAGAATTCGAGGTTCTCGCGCGCCGTCAGGTCGCCATAGAGCTGCGGCTCATGTCCGAGCACACCGAAGAGGCGACGCGGAGAATCGAGGCCCGCCGCGTCGGGATAGATGACCTCGCCACGCGATGGCTCGGCGAGCGTGGACAGGACGCCGAGGAGCGTGGTCTTGCCGGATCCGTTCGGCCCGAGGAGAGCGAACACCTCACCTGCGTACGCCTCGAACGAGACGTCGCGCAGCACGCGGCGCCGACCGAACTGCCGGGCCACGCCGCGGCAGACGAGGAGCGGCGCCCGGCGATCGTCGTCGGGCGTGGCCGTCATGACACCTGACGTTCGGCCTGTGACCCGCTGCCACGCGCGCGTTCGGCGTCGAGCAACGCGTATACGCCTTCGAGATCGCGCAACACCGCCTCGCGCTCGTCGCGCAGTTCCGCGGTGGCGGGCTCGCCATCCTGCTCGAGCCGGCGCAGTCGGGCCAGCAGCGACGTCCGCTGACTCTCCAGCGCCTTGATGCGCGACGTCGGATCGACCGGTACCCGGAAGGCCATCCAGCCCCCCGCCAATGCGACGAGCGCGGCGATCCCGAGTGCCATGTAGCGCGGCCACGTCCGATGATGCGGCAGGCCGTCGAGGACGAAGCGCAGCGTCTGCCCCGCACCCATGCCCGGACCGGTACCGGTGTAGTACGTCCGTCCTTCGGCCTGCGCCTCGCGCGATTGCGGCAGCGTCGGTTCGACGAGCCGCGTGTCGCCGAGACGGCGCACGATCACGTTGGTCGCCATGGAGAGGACGGGAAGCGTAAGGGATATCTCACGCCTGGCGCCCGTGGCCGGGAGGCGATACGCCACCTGCACCATCGTCCGTCCCGGAGGAAACGGGCCGGCGACCACGAGCTGCCGCTCGAAGACGCGCGCCTGCGACGAGGAGCCTTCGAGCAGCGTGACCTGCTCGGCGTCTGACGGCATCGCGATCCGGAGCGGTTCGGGGATCGAGACGGGCCCCTCCGCGGCATTGGCGAACTCGAAGATGTGGAAGACCTCGAGCTTCTCGTCGGCGAAGTCGAAGATGGTGCGCCACTGCGTGCCGAGCACCACGCTGCCGGGCGTCGCCGGTTCGGTCGGCGCCGCAGGCACCGCTGGAGCCGCGTTGCCGTCTGCCGGTACTGCGCCGTCCGACAAGCCCGCGGCGAGGATCACGCGGACGCCGCCTGTCGACGGCACCTGGAACGGCTGCGACCGCACCGTCTCGCCTTCGACCGTCACCGTGGCGATGAGCGTCTTGCCGGCACCGAGCGACGCGAAAATCGCGCGCCCGGATTCGTCTGTCGGCGCCTCGTCCTGCGCGCCGTCGCCCGCGACGCGCACCGTCGCGCCAACGACATTGTTGCCGAGCGACTGGCGCACCACGCGCACGGAGACGGCGCCGTCCGGAAGGTCGCCGCTCGGCAGCGCCATCCCGTTCATCTGCCGGAGGTCAGGCATCTGCGCGGCGACAGACGATACAGACGTCAGACACGCCATCACCGTCGCCAATACGAACCACAACGCGCGCGTCACAGCGTCGCTCCACACGTCTTGCAGAAGCGCGCGTCGGCATCGTTGAGCGTCTGGCATTGCCCGCACTGTCGCGCACTCACCGTCTTCGTGTTCCGCGGCGTCGCGAGGCGCGCGAGATCCTTGTTGATGCGCTCACGGAGCCCCGCCTCGCCGAGTTCGATGCGCTGCATCAGTCCGACGGCACGCTGTCGCAACCGCCCGACCATCTCGTCGTAGTCCGCGTCGGCCACCTTCCCCATCGCCTTGTCGAACTCGAGTTCCTTGATGCTCCGCAGCACCAGCGCCTTCTCGCGTTCGAGCGCGCGCACCTGCCGGGCGGATCGTCGCGTATCGCCCACCACCTGCTCCGGCGCGACGAGCGGCAGCAGCGTGCGATACAGCACCGCTGCCGCGACAGCCGCGAGCACGATGCCGGCGCTCAGCAGAATCAGATGCTCGGGCCGGGTGAACCGCGGTTCACGCCACACCGCCGCCGTGGCGCCAAGCAGACCGAGGACGATGAAGAAGTGCCAGATGCGAGGACCGCGCGTATCAATCGAGGTCACGCAGTTCCTCGTCGAGCTGCGCCTGATACGGATCGGCGCCCGCGGAGGACGCCGACGCACCGTCGGTCGTCGACTGTCGCGACCACCGCACAGCCACGGCGCCAGCCACTGCGGCACCAAAGAGGCCGAGGCCCACGGGCACGGCCCACGCCAGCCTGTTGAAGGGCGTGTCAGGCGGCTGCGTGAGGATGTCCGTGCCGTGCTCCTGTACGAAGGTCGCGAGGATCGCCTCGCGATCGTGGCCGGCCTCGACGAGTTCCTTCAGGCGCTTCAACTGCGAGGCCTTGCCCTGGCACTGGAACATGCCGCACGTCCCGGCTGGCAGGCGGCAACCGCACGTGCACAGGATCTCGTCACCGAGTTCCCGCTCGAGCGGCAGGCGCTCGATGATCGTACCGGTGTTCACGCTCGACACCGTCTCCTGCGGCTCGTCGTGCCCGTGTGCGGCGTGCGCGCGAGCGGGGAACGGCAGCGTGAGCAACGCGGCAAGCACCAGCAGCGACGTGGTCGTTGCGCCGGCGCCGGCGCCCGATGGCGCACGCGCCGCCGCCACCGCAAGCGCGCGTTCCGGCAGCAGCGCGATCAACGTGCCGATCGCGAGGATGCCGAAGCCGGCCCAGATCCAGTTCACGAGTGGATTGACAACGACGTGGAACGTCGCGCTCTGCTGCTCGACGTCAAAACCGGCGAGCACGATGTAGAGGTCGTCGGCGAACGTGCGCCTGATGGCCACTTCCGTCGTGGGTTCGTCTGGACGCTTGGTGTAGAACCACTTGGCTGGCGTGAGCGTGCCGAGCTCCGTCGTGCCGTCGAAGGCGGTCATCTTCGCCGTCACCATCTGCTTCTGCGCGTCCTGCGTGATGGCGATGCCGTCATGGCGCACCGTGTACGGGCCCACCGTCACCGACTGGCCTGGCTTGAGCAGCAACTGCTCTTCCTGCTGGAAGCCGTCGCCGGCGAATCCGAGCGCCATGAGCACGATGCCCAGGTGCACGATGTAGCCGCCGTAACGGCGCTGGTTCCGCGCGACCAGACCGATCGCCGATGTGACCAGATCGGATCCCGAGTACTGCTGACGCACACGTGCGCCGCGCACGAACTCCTGGAGAAGCGTGACGGTCACGAACGCGGAAAGCGCAAAGCAGATACCCGACGACCACACGCGCACGCCAAGGGCCACGACGGCCGCGCCGGTGACGAGCGCCGCGACCACGGGCCAGAGGAACTGGAAGCGCAGGTTGTCGAGCGTGGACTTGCGCCAGGCGAGCAGCGGACCGACGCCGGTGAGCGCCAGCAGCATCAGGCCGATGGGCAACATCCACTTGTTGAAGAACGGCGGGCCCACCGTGAGTCGCTGGCCGCCGACAGCCTCGCTCAACGTCGGGAACATCGTGGCAAACAGCACGAACATCGCCGAGAACAGCAGGATCCAGTTGTTGGCCAGGAACGCCGCCTCGCGCGATACCCACGAGTCGAGCTCATGACGCGCGCGCAGCAGCGGCAGGCGGTAGATCAGCAGCCCGAAGCTGACCACGAGCAGCACGGTCATGAAGACCGTGAACATCCACGCCAGTTCCCTGTCCTCGCCGAACGCATGGACCGACTGCACGACGCCGGATCGCGTCATGAAGGTGCCGAAGATCGTCAGGAAGAACGTGGTGATGACGAGCGTCATGTTCCAGACGCGCAGCATCCCGCGCCGTTCCTGCACCATCACCGAGTGCAGGAACGCCGTGGCCGTGAACCACGGGAGCAGGCCGGCGTTCTCGACAGGATCCCAGCCCCAGTACCCGCCCCACCCGAGCTCCTCGTACGCCCCGATCATGCCGAGCGTGAGGCCCAGCGCCAGGAACAGCCAGCTCACCAACGTCCAGCGGCGCACCGCTCGCAGCCACGAGTCGTCGAGATACCCCGTCGCGAGCGCCGCCATGCCGAACGCGAACGGAATGGTCATGCCCACAAAGCCGATGTAGAGCGACGGCGGGTGGATGACCATGTAGATGTTCTGCAGCAGG of Acidobacteriota bacterium contains these proteins:
- a CDS encoding inositol monophosphatase; this encodes MTSVPDPLLLATAVDAVQKAGAIQMAHFGGPMRIDKKGAIDLVTEVDVAVERMFRALVAERFPDHVVLGEELQQDDLLRRTAPGYCWVFDPIDGTTNFAHGLPIFCASLGLELDGETIVAAVYDPTRRELFTAERGQGARLNGERITVTAADTVIDSLLVTGFPYDVQRPETGEALVALFGHFLGRSRAVRRLGSAALDLCYVAAGRFDGFYESSLKPWDSCAGALIVEEAGGRVTDWRGARFQSRMAPVLATNGRIHDEMLELLSGFYGARGYTLPA
- a CDS encoding ATP-binding protein codes for the protein MASDRSTLSLVLPSHIDVLDYVQVVCDELCASARLNEDACHWVGVSVRESVVNAIRHGNKFDSAKHVHVDFSLLPAAAPEILEITVADEGGGFEPEDVADPLAPENLLKSSGRGIFFMRNFMDEVDLTRRPEGGMAVRMRKRLAVQDA
- the aroA gene encoding 3-phosphoshikimate 1-carboxyvinyltransferase, translated to MSAEFTKSVTVRPATALEGVVRVPGDKSISHRYAMLAALADGVSRITHYAPGNDCRSTLACLEQLGTVVSRHDAFDRETGAKVPTIQIVGRGLRGLQTASEDLDCGNSGSTLRMLAGILAAHPFTSVLTGDASLRRRPMMRVVTPLQEMGATVTAFNGRPPLTVVGGNLHPITYRPETPSAQVKTAVLLAGLQTPGLTTFEEPAGTRDHTERALQAFGATVDVQGLVIRLQGEQRLTARSLAVPGDPSSAAFWACAAAALPGSFIELRDVGLNPSRTAIFDVLRRMGADIELQADREDAEEPVGRVRVRHHGLRPIELTPAEVPGLIDELPVLAALSTHGGDLRVTGAGELRAKESDRITALVDGLRALGADADELPDGFHVRGSRRLLGGEVNAADDHRLAMAFAVAGLGALEPTIIRGADAVDVSYPGFFDVLTALRK
- a CDS encoding shikimate kinase — translated: MNAPRADKLYLVGFMGSGKTTVARVLGRRLGWRVIDLDDAIERREGRTVSDVFAQKGEAYFRKVERDVLLTYLPLRNVIVATGGGTFVQAANRTDILADGTAIWLDAPLSRIIDRVPSDGRRPLAADREAFAALFEHRRAAYRLAHIRVDGSGRIDALVEDVMHQLGL
- a CDS encoding metallophosphoesterase family protein; translation: MRYLVISDIHGNLPALTAVLHDCPPETYDRVLVLGDLVGYGAEPGPVIDRIRALAPHVVVRGNHDKAVCGVMDLLAFNSHARDAAEWTTRALSSAHLAYLRELPAGPLLVDDALEVWHGSPADEDAYLVWIDDIRDAAALGRRPLCLFGHTHVQGAYGSGEGRPVVESGPTWTRTTLSISLDDRWLVNPGSVGQPRDGDPRAAYGIVDLGTRTVTLCRVEYDVAAEQAAIRAAGLPELLASRLSEGR
- a CDS encoding CcmD family protein codes for the protein MPLLTGFLRVVVLALLLAGGTASFAATAFAQSAPPPTTTAAQDEYLPISELPDSEKLPAAPFLVAAYIIVWVALLLYVLSLRRRLDRVEADLREARRLTSGGR
- the ccsA gene encoding cytochrome c biogenesis protein CcsA translates to MFAIAPYLIAQAPYESTMGLVQKIFYYHAPVGIVMFLATFVCGFASVSYLRRGRPSSDRCAEAAAELVVVLGAIVLLTGPLWARKAWGVWWQWDPRLTSTLVLWLLYVAYLLLRRFGGPGTERLAAGVAIFGMANVPFVYWSVNVWRTMHPKTSVVPTLGPEMRTPFYWCIVAFLLLFVGLLGTRVRLAEQQDALDGLLAEAEN
- the ccmA gene encoding heme ABC exporter ATP-binding protein CcmA, whose amino-acid sequence is MTATPDDDRRAPLLVCRGVARQFGRRRVLRDVSFEAYAGEVFALLGPNGSGKTTLLGVLSTLAEPSRGEVIYPDAAGLDSPRRLFGVLGHEPQLYGDLTARENLEFFARLAGIEDVPSAVTHALHHARLADRADDFVERFSRGMRQRLAFERVLLTSPRILLLDEPFTGLDDESAHRMVARLGAVRDRGTLVVLATHDLLLVEGLVDRAWIIRQGVLQPLRRAGSLAEAYRASLEPDDTTPARRPSSITRQLASSRIAATLPSSSETSLSDILRVAWILFAKDLRIEWRSREGLLTTACFALACVLVFSFGLVHDGTPVPDAGPTVLWVTIALAGTLAMARTFERERAAGTLVATLASAAPRASIYLGKWGALMALMFAVEAALLPLVALFFQMPLERQPFTVAALLVLGTAGYAAVGTLFAAMLARMRTRDVLLPLLLYPMSVPVIIGGVRGTSAALADPYVPGVVSLWLPLLVCFDAVFATLALWTFGALMTEGAPRVAKEARDVDA
- a CDS encoding zinc ribbon domain-containing protein is translated as MTSIDTRGPRIWHFFIVLGLLGATAAVWREPRFTRPEHLILLSAGIVLAAVAAAVLYRTLLPLVAPEQVVGDTRRSARQVRALEREKALVLRSIKELEFDKAMGKVADADYDEMVGRLRQRAVGLMQRIELGEAGLRERINKDLARLATPRNTKTVSARQCGQCQTLNDADARFCKTCGATL
- the ccsA gene encoding cytochrome c biogenesis protein CcsA is translated as MPALGTFLLLASFVVACYAATACIAGARRRSTRLTESGIGAFYLVTALMSVASAVILYAFVTDTYQIKYVDRYSDAAQPLLFKLTAYWGGLDGSIMFWVLLLSVFGAIAVRNSRESHRELIPWVVAVISMVEMFFLFLMVVHNNPFETYLADIPPDGQGLNPLLQNIYMVIHPPSLYIGFVGMTIPFAFGMAALATGYLDDSWLRAVRRWTLVSWLFLALGLTLGMIGAYEELGWGGYWGWDPVENAGLLPWFTATAFLHSVMVQERRGMLRVWNMTLVITTFFLTIFGTFMTRSGVVQSVHAFGEDRELAWMFTVFMTVLLVVSFGLLIYRLPLLRARHELDSWVSREAAFLANNWILLFSAMFVLFATMFPTLSEAVGGQRLTVGPPFFNKWMLPIGLMLLALTGVGPLLAWRKSTLDNLRFQFLWPVVAALVTGAAVVALGVRVWSSGICFALSAFVTVTLLQEFVRGARVRQQYSGSDLVTSAIGLVARNQRRYGGYIVHLGIVLMALGFAGDGFQQEEQLLLKPGQSVTVGPYTVRHDGIAITQDAQKQMVTAKMTAFDGTTELGTLTPAKWFYTKRPDEPTTEVAIRRTFADDLYIVLAGFDVEQQSATFHVVVNPLVNWIWAGFGILAIGTLIALLPERALAVAAARAPSGAGAGATTTSLLVLAALLTLPFPARAHAAHGHDEPQETVSSVNTGTIIERLPLERELGDEILCTCGCRLPAGTCGMFQCQGKASQLKRLKELVEAGHDREAILATFVQEHGTDILTQPPDTPFNRLAWAVPVGLGLFGAAVAGAVAVRWSRQSTTDGASASSAGADPYQAQLDEELRDLD